Proteins from a single region of Acanthochromis polyacanthus isolate Apoly-LR-REF ecotype Palm Island chromosome 11, KAUST_Apoly_ChrSc, whole genome shotgun sequence:
- the hdac1 gene encoding histone deacetylase 1: MALSQGTKKKVCYYYDGDVGNYYYGQGHPMKPHRIRMTHNLLLNYGLYRKMEIYRPHKASGEEMTKYHSDDYIKFLRSIRPDNMSEYSKQMQRFNVGEDCPVFDGLFEFCQLSTGGSVAGAVKLNKQQTDIAINWAGGLHHAKKSEASGFCYVNDIVLAILELLKYHQRVLYIDIDIHHGDGVEEAFYTTDRVMTVSFHKYGEYFPGTGDLRDIGAGKGKYYAVNYPLRDGIDDESYEAIFKPIMAKVMEMYQPSAVVLQCGADSLSGDRLGCFNLTIKGHAKCVEYIKSFNLPLLMLGGGGYTIRNVARCWTYETAVALDCSIPNELPYNDYFEYFGPDFKLHISPSNMTNQNTNEYLEKIKQRLFENLRMLPHAPGVQIQAIPEDAPHPDSGDEDEEDPDKRVSIRAHDKRIACEEEFSDSEDEAEGQGGGRRNAANHKKAKRVKKEEEKEVEEKKEVKEEEKEEEKMDTSGPKEEVKTT, from the exons ATGGCGCTGTCTCaaggaacaaagaaaaaagtttgcTATTACTATGACG GTGATGTGGGAAACTACTACTATGGCCAAGGCCACCCTATGAAACCCCACAGGATCCGCATGACACACAACCTCCTCCTCAACTATGGACTATACAGGAAAATGGAGATTTAT AGACCACACAAAGCCAGTGGTGAAGAGATGACAAAATACCACAGTGATGATTACATTAAGTTCCTGAGGTCAATCCGACCAGACAACATGTCCGAGTACAGCAAACAAATGCAGAGAT ttAATGTCGGAGAGGACTGTCCAGTGTTTGATGGTCTGTTTGAGTTTTGCCAGCTCTCAACAGGTGGCTCTGTGG CTGGAGCAGTGAAGCTGAACAAGCAGCAAACCGACATCGCCATCAACTGGGCCGGTGGACTCCATCACGCCAAGAAGTCTGAAGCCTCTGGTTTCTGCTATGTCAATGACATCGTTTTGGCTATCCTAGAGCTGCTCAA ATACCATCAGAGGGTGTTATACATAGACATTGACATCCACCATGGTGATGGTGTGGAGGAGGCCTTCTACACCACAGACAGGGTCATGACTGTTTCATTCCACAAGTATGGGGAGTATTTCCCTGGCACTGGAGACCTGAGG GATATTGGTGCAGGAAAGGGCAAGTACTATGCTGTAAACTACCCTCTTAGAGACGGCATTGATGATGAGTCTTATGAAGCCATCTTCAAGCCT aTCATGGCTAAAGTCATGGAGATGTACCAGCCAAGTGCTGTGGTTCTCCAGTGTGGAGCCGATTCACTTTCTGGAGACAGACTGGGCTGCTTCAACCTCACCATTAAAG GTCATGCCAAGTGTGTCGAGTACATCAAAAGTTTCAACCTCCCTCTGCTGATGCTGGGCGGTGGAGGCTACACCATTCGCAACGTGGCCCGTTGCTGGACCTACGAAACCGCCGTTGCCCTGGATTGCTCAATCCCAAATGAGTTACCCTACAACGATTACTTTGAGTACTTTGGGCCGGATTTCAAGCTGCACATCAGCCCCTCCAACATGACCAACCAGAACACCAACGAATACTTGGAGAAGATCAAACAGCGTCTGTTTGAAAACCTCCGTATGCTGCCACACGCCCCCGGTGTCCAGATACAGGCGATCCCAGAGGACGCTCCTCACCCAGACAGTGGAGACGAGGATGAGGAAGACCCAGACAAACGAGTCTCTA tccGGGCCCATGACAAGAGGATAGCCTGTGAGGAGGAGTTTTCTGACTCTGAGGACGAGGCAGAAGGGCAGGGTGGAGGACGCAGAAATGCAGCAAACCACAAGAAGGCGAAACGAGTgaagaaggaagaagagaagGAAGTAGAGGAGAAGAAAG AAgtgaaagaggaagagaaggaggaagagaagatgGATACCTCAGG accAAAAGAAGAGGTGAAGACAACTTGA
- the marcksl1b gene encoding MARCKS-related protein 1-B encodes MGSQSSKGEVAAEANAASADAATVKTNGQENGHVKTNGDVSAKPDGDAAATNGSAEAAKEPEAGAGGDAIEPAPAADGEAAKPEGEAAAKETPKKKKKKFSLKKSFNFKLNLKKSKKSEAVKEEAAATAATAAPSEEKPAENGAAAPAEEKKEEVKEEAAAAAAAPAEAPKAEEGPAKEEAPKEEAKEAAAAPAPEATKPTEESSSTPAPSEKKE; translated from the exons ATGGGATCCCAGTCATCCAAGGGAGAGGTGGCCGCGGAGGCGAACGCTGCTTCCGCCGATGCTGCGACTGTCAAGACCAACGGGCAG GAGAACGGACACGTGAAAACCAATGGCGATGTCTCTGCAAAGCCTGACGGGGATGCTGCTGCTACCAATGGCTCAGCCGAGGCAGCCAAGGAGCCCGAAGCCGGCGCAGGAGGTGACGCTATTGAGCCAGCACCTGCTGCAGATGGAGAGGCTGCCAAACCTGAAGGCGAGGCTGCGGCCAAGGAAAcccccaagaagaagaagaagaagttctCCCTGAAGAAGTCCTTCAACTTCAAACTGAACCTGAAGAAGAGCAAGAAGAGCGAGGCTGTGAAAGAGGAAGCGGCCGCCACCGCCGCCACCGCCGCCCCCTCTGAGGAGAAACCCGCTGAGAATGGAGCTGCTGCTCCTgcggaggagaagaaggaggaggtgaaggaggaagctgctgctgccgctgccgcTCCGGCCGAGGCTCCAAAGGCAGAGGAGGGGCCGGCTAAAGAGGAGGCCCCCAAGGAGGAGGCCAAAGAGGCAGCTGCTGCTCCGGCCCCTGAGGCCACGAAACCAACAGAGGAGAGCAGCTCGACCCCCGCTCCCTCTGAAAAGAAGGAGTGA